A genomic region of Lysinibacillus sp. 2017 contains the following coding sequences:
- a CDS encoding GMC family oxidoreductase, giving the protein MVTVLPKVDVVTTGMGWAGGIVAAELTKAGYNVVGLERGEERSVEDFLLCHDEYKYNIRKDLMQKLNKDTLTFRNTRKDEARPVRSESDLVLGTGTGGGGTHWGAQAYRYFPYDFEIRSKTIERYGAGKIPDNMLIQDWGITYEEIEPYYTKFEQMAGISGEEDPLAGPRSAPYPTPPLLMAPQLQMFHDAADRLGYHPYRVPAGNVSEVYTNPDGETLNACQYCSFCGSYGCEYGAKSDPIVTVIPTAKKTGKFELRTHALVTRILKNGNKVVGVRYRDIRTGEEFDQLADVVALTSYIFNNVRLLLLSKIGQPYDPDTGKGIIGKNYTDHHTILGATGYFEEKKFNNFIGTGAWGSAYNDFNADNFDHTNVDFIHGGQIEMHLLGNEPITNNPVPPDTPSWGKEFKDKSIYYYNRTLSVVSQRAFLPYKDNYLSLDPVYKDDYGDPLLRVTFDYHEMDFKRHEFLSDKCVKQLEEMGADLVVPHPMQEHFSGRFTFQHDGGGAIMGSSPKNSAVNNYSQMWDYENLFVCGSSAFPHFGPMNPTPTMGALTYRATEGMMAFLKNGGGLVIQPK; this is encoded by the coding sequence ATGGTTACAGTATTACCAAAAGTAGATGTTGTGACAACTGGAATGGGATGGGCAGGTGGAATTGTTGCTGCCGAGTTAACAAAAGCTGGTTACAATGTTGTTGGGTTAGAACGCGGAGAAGAACGATCGGTTGAAGATTTTTTACTTTGTCATGACGAGTATAAATACAATATTCGTAAAGACTTAATGCAAAAATTAAATAAAGATACACTAACATTTCGTAACACGAGAAAAGATGAGGCACGTCCTGTAAGAAGTGAAAGTGATTTAGTTCTTGGTACAGGCACAGGTGGCGGTGGTACACACTGGGGTGCTCAAGCCTACCGTTACTTCCCGTATGATTTTGAAATTCGTAGTAAAACGATTGAACGTTATGGAGCAGGTAAAATCCCTGACAATATGCTTATACAAGATTGGGGGATTACTTACGAAGAAATTGAACCATACTATACAAAATTTGAACAAATGGCTGGTATTTCGGGGGAAGAAGATCCTTTAGCCGGTCCTCGTTCGGCACCGTATCCGACACCGCCATTATTAATGGCACCGCAACTACAGATGTTTCATGATGCAGCTGACCGTTTAGGTTATCACCCATACCGAGTACCCGCAGGAAATGTATCTGAAGTGTATACAAATCCGGATGGTGAAACATTAAATGCCTGTCAATATTGCTCATTCTGTGGGAGCTATGGTTGTGAATACGGTGCTAAATCAGATCCGATCGTGACAGTTATTCCAACTGCCAAAAAGACAGGAAAGTTTGAATTACGAACACATGCGTTGGTGACACGTATTTTAAAGAATGGTAATAAAGTTGTAGGTGTTCGTTATCGCGACATTCGAACAGGTGAAGAATTTGATCAACTAGCGGATGTAGTCGCACTAACGAGCTATATTTTTAATAATGTGAGGTTACTGCTTCTATCTAAAATTGGTCAACCTTATGACCCAGATACAGGTAAAGGAATTATTGGTAAGAACTATACGGATCACCATACCATTTTAGGTGCCACTGGTTACTTTGAAGAAAAGAAATTCAACAATTTCATAGGTACAGGCGCATGGGGTTCTGCTTACAATGATTTCAATGCTGATAATTTTGATCATACGAATGTTGACTTTATTCATGGTGGTCAAATTGAAATGCACTTATTAGGAAATGAGCCAATCACGAACAATCCAGTTCCTCCTGATACGCCGTCATGGGGGAAAGAGTTTAAAGATAAATCAATCTATTACTACAATAGAACTTTATCGGTGGTATCGCAGCGTGCATTTTTACCTTATAAAGATAACTACTTAAGTTTAGATCCTGTTTATAAAGATGACTATGGAGATCCGTTACTTCGTGTCACATTTGATTATCATGAGATGGATTTTAAACGTCATGAATTTTTGTCTGACAAATGTGTAAAGCAATTAGAAGAAATGGGGGCAGATCTTGTTGTGCCTCACCCAATGCAAGAGCATTTCAGTGGTCGCTTTACATTCCAACATGATGGGGGTGGTGCTATTATGGGTTCGAGTCCAAAAAACTCGGCCGTCAATAACTATTCACAAATGTGGGATTACGAAAACTTATTTGTATGTGGATCTTCGGCATTTCCGCATTTCGGACCGATGAACCCAACACCGACAATGGGTGCATTAACTTATCGTGCGACAGAAGGTATGATGGCATTCTTAAAAAATGGTGGCGGTTTAGTCATTCAGCCAAAATAA